A window of the Erpetoichthys calabaricus chromosome 10, fErpCal1.3, whole genome shotgun sequence genome harbors these coding sequences:
- the cenpl gene encoding centromere protein L, which translates to MAKRPKRRDVPGDLHSTPNISNPNGYASGNLETGLPSSRKYASFRRFSLHKPPSSREINKANNLSQKIEPEQISLLIGKDWHLHYVTPLYKFSHSAIRSYSRQLSAFIAAEKQKGVPFDMGSDNIFRVNFSIILGIAEKEGDSEAVFIQIYTKQFFAIQGTTENVIWSGWLACVNCNTEYISSLPPRFTYFPLFCSNGPETMTAIVRTWFQKTFDCNFGNLSINYSNLSWLAAIWTDCKQTVDFKYLKLSWTLPLRPPLDVTYTINSEDGWELWNSIHKENDQITLEEMGQFMYVLESHFFRHFKVHLTFGELIEVSTSLGVVQKNGRIKFLSGERMTAILTLLTENAVLMMPV; encoded by the exons ATGGCGAAGAGGCCGAAAAGAAG AGATGTGCCAGGGGATTTACACTCAACACCAAATATCTCTAATCCAAATGGATATGCCAGTGGCAATCTCGAAACTGGATTGCCTTCCAGCAGAAAATATGCTTCATTCCGAAGGTTTTCCTTGCATAAGCCGCCTTCAAGCAGAGAAATTAACAAAGCTAATAACTTATCA caaaaAATTGAACCTGAGCAGATTTCACTGCTAATTGGGAAAGACTGGCATTTGCACTACGTGACTCCATTGTACAAGTTCTCTCATTCAGCAATAAGGTCATATTCAAGGCAACTTTCAGCATTCATTGCTGCAGAGAAACAAAAAGGTGTTCCTTTTGATATGGGGAGTGACAATATCTTTAGGGTCAATTTTTCAATAATACTCGGAATAGCTGAAAAAGAAGGGGACAGTGAAGCAGTCTTTATTCAG ATCTATACCAAACAATTTTTTGCTATTCAAGGAACAACTGAGAATGTAATCTGGAGTGGATGGCTGGCATGTGTTAATTGTAATACAGAATATATAAGTTCTCTACCTCCCAGATTTACATactttcctttgttttgttcCAATGGACCAGAAACCATGACTGCAATTGTAAGGACTTGGTTCCAGAAGACATTTGATTGCAATTTTGGCAATCTCTCTATAAACTACAGTAATCTCAGCTGGCTAGCAGCTATATGGACTGACTGCAAGCAAACAGTGGACTTTAAGTACTTAAAACTGTCTTGGACTCTACCATTAAGACCACCATTGGATGTCACATACACCATTAATTCTGAAGATGGGTGGGAGCTTTGGAACAGTATACATAAAGAAAATGATCAGATTACTTTAGAGGAAATGGGTCAGTTTATGTACGTTTTGGAGTCCCATTTCTTCAGACATTTTAAGGTTCATTTAACATTTGGGGAATTAATTGAGGTCTCAACATCTCTTGGAGTGGTCCAAAAGAATGGAAGAATCAAG ttCCTGAGTGGTGAACGTATGACTGCCATCCTGACACTGCTGacagaaaatgcagttttaatgATGCCCGTCTAA